TATTGCTGTTTTGCATTTTTTTGTATTTAGCATATTGAACAAGTAGCAGTTATTTTGGTATTTATGATGATCATAATGTCTATAAATTGCAGGTTCCCTTCCTGTTGATCCGTCCTCTATGGATATTGTCATTTGCATTTGGCATTCATTTGAATTTCTTAGTGAAAAATTATTGGTTGAACTCTCACGTGTGCTGAAACCGGGTGGACAAATCCTCCTACAGACTTCTCAATCTGTCTCTGAGCAGGCGGTAATGTACTGATCATTCATCTCTGATGTGGTGGATCTATAATATTTGATCTTAGTTTTCGTTTTTACAGACTACTTCTTCCCTACAAAAAGAGCTTTTGGTGGCGGGATTTGTTGATTTGCAGACTGGACCACTGACATCAGAAGTCCCATCAGAGATTCTGCAGTCTTTTACAGTGAGTAACTTGTCTATTTAAGTGGCAGGACTTAACGTTTCCCCTATACTGTGTTCTCACCTTATTTAAAAAAAGTACAATTTATGCTGCAAGGTGTTTAATTTGTGTGATTTCCAATAGTTTTTGACATGCTATGCTCCAATTTTAATTATCATCTTTCAATAGATAAAGGCTAAGAGGCCTTCTTGGAAGGTTGGTTCGTCCTTTTCCATAAAGAAGGCTACAAAAAGTTTGCCCAAGATTCAAATTGATGATGGCATGGATCTCATTGATGAGGATAGTCTCTTATCTGAAGAGGATTTAAAGAAACCACAGATACCACTTGGTAATACTGCAAGTTTGCTTAATGTCACAGTGTTTTATAGTGGGTGTCTGTTCTTCATCTTTTGCCTCTTTTAAGATAAAAATGGCAAACACCCACTTCTGTATCTTTTTTAGGTGCTCACACACATATATGCATTTGCAGTTGGTGATTGTGAAATTAGCAGCACCCGTAAAGCTTGCAAAAACTGTACTTGCGGAAGGGCTGAGGCAGAAGAAAAAGTACAAAAGATAGGACCAACTATGGACCAGCTGGATAACCCTCAATCTGCTTGTGGCAGTGTATGCATTTTTATACCCTTGCCTATAATGCAATTATCCGTTCGTCATTATTATGTTATATGGGCCCACCTATATTATACAATTGTTTGTTCTTGATCTTTAACCTACGGTGTACAATTTTCAGTGCGGGCTTGGTGATGCTTTCCGTTGCGGTACATGCCCATACAAAGGTCTACCTCCGTTCAAACTTGGAGAGAAGGTGTGTAATATATGATCTTCGCTTACTGGTTCATGTGATCAACTTTTTGCAGAAAAGAATGTTGCTAACCCGTGTCAGTAGAGAAGCTATATAGGTCAGTAGAAgattattcaatttttttttctcttGCAGGTATCATTATCAGGAAACTTTTTAGCAGCCGACATCTGAGTTCATAACTAGAGGTTGTGAAATAATTTCCCTGGTGGTAGTCAGCCGTAACTATCAACTTTAAGTTCACAATAATTACTAGTTAATAAATTGCTTTTGTTCTTTTCCAGTTTTCCTTGATATTCATTCATGATTGTTGCCAACTTGTAAAGCATATAGTAAAGCACTGAGGCTCTGCCTCACTGATGTTAAAGATGGTTGTTGGATGTCCAAGTCAGATGGACATATATGTTAAAATCAAGTTTTTTTTGCCAGAAAATTGGAAATTTAATTAAAACTTCAAATCATTGTTCAATACACGGTAGAATTCCGGGGAGACATTCCCTCTATTCTACATGCGAATTATTTTGTCTCGTGAGCCAATTTGTTCTCTGAACTGTTAAAATCAAGTTAAGAATACAAAAGCTTTGAAAAAGAGAGGCCAGTATACAAAATTGCAATAGATCAGCTTATCAAAGTACGAATGTTGGAAGAGTAACGTTAACATTGCTATTATCTTTTGGTAGTAGGCTTACATCTTGTTACCAGTGCTACTACCACTGTGATGGGTGATAAAtgataatataattaaataaaatctaGGATTCGCCAGCCCTTCAGAATCAAGAATTCCATTAAAAGAGATGAGCATGAGTTTCATTGGCGCGCCTAGGGTCCCCACACTCAAGTCCTCAAAAATTTCTAACCTGTTCaaataaatatatatgaatttcCATAATATATGTATATTAGGGGTCTATAAACTGATTTCGCCTGATTAGCGAGAGCAGATAAAAAGTCTCCTTTCTTGCATTGATATTATGAATGCTGCACAATCTTTTTAAAAAAACTTAAATTCAGCATTCTAATTGCATTGAATATACTAAGATAAGCTATAGTATGAGTTTTCCATCTGATCAGAATCTAGACTAGAGTGAGTACTGCATGTTGCATGCCGCATCTGATCAGAGTCTCAACAGAAAGGAGCTGGCATGGAAAGCGGAACACTGAACACACGCCTTCATTCAAGAGTCTGTCGGTCATGAGATTTAGCAGGTTACAACGGACTAACGTAATGTCAAATACTAGTAATGGACTAACCTCGTATTTACACCATTTCCGTTAACCCTGGATGCGAAGCTAACCTCAATTAGTTACTGCAACACAAATTAAGGGTGATGGCCTCCGTTGAAGTATGAAAGACGGCTATTTACTTCCAAAAAAGTCGGTTCAAAATTGATACTAGGTTTCCAGATGTAGAGGTATCTAACTGACTTGCAATGCATTTCCAGAAAATGTGCTTAGAGAGTCGTGCGAAAAAGGTGAGTTCAAATTACTCCAGAGGGTATATCAACCGTGATCTATAAATCAATATAGCAACACATCACCAACAATTTCAGCTAATAGGCTTGAACCATTCAGTTGCAGATATAACAAACAAGCAGTATTTTGCAGTTTACTGGAGTTCCATTGAATGCGCCCGAATGTTGTATAAAATTATATGACAAAATACAATACAAGACCTATTAATGTACATGTTCTGTTACACTGGTATGTCAAAACTCAAGTGTGTGAGATAAGGCTCTCTTTTTTGGACCAGCTCATTACACTCATGCTGGCTGCTGCTATTTGCTAACcttcaaaattttatatttgcTTCCAAACATGAAATAATTTAACATATCGGCCTAATCATTCCATGGCCAATCTAATTGTTCAACACCGCCATTGCTTACTTTCCAGGAACCTTCAGCAATCTCATCAATAAGCTGGTTCCATTCCCAACTTGAGTACCCCATGAAAAACCAGTAGTCTGAAATAGAATGGTCTCCAGCCTGTAGTGCTTTAATGACATCACCTGTCTCCCAGTGATCAAGAAAGTGAATATCTGGTTCTGCATCCTGACCAAGATATTTAGAACGCTTTCGAGTTAGAGCAACAAGAGGCATTCCTCGTATTACAACAGGGCCCCCAAGAGACAGAGGTGCCTTTTTTAGCATTTCTAACCCTTCATCTAATTTTCCTAGTGTATCCCAACTTATATGCTTGTTAATAATTACACCTTGAAATCCCGTACTTTTATTCACCTTAACAATGAGAATTTTAGATCCGTCAAAAGGATGTGCGTTGAGGAGCTTGTCACTTGCAACAAGTATTGAACCAGCAACCAGTTCAATGCCTGTTTCATGTGGCCCATTGTATCTTTGTGAATTTGTTTCAAGGTCTTTAACTTCTATTCTCTGCACTCTGTCTTTCAGTAGAACCTCATGGTATCTATTTGTCAACGAAGAAGGATCCTTAATATTTGCAGCCCGTGGCGCATCTTTATGTACATTTCCATACTTGACTCTTTGTGAAGCTTTATTCCATAAAATACCTACAAAAGAACATCATTTTATAGAATAAAAGCTGTGGGTAAATGTTTAGGATCCAGAAATTCGGAGCAAATCAGATTTCCAATTACCACTTTCTCCGAAAAGCCTCTCTGAGTTACTCCCATGGTGAGCTATAAAACTAATAATTTCGGATACTGCTATATCACCTCCATAAGGAACAGCTTCCTTCCTTTCTGCTGGGAATAACAGCAGAGAAGGATAGAGATCCCTCTGCACATTAAATGTAAATGAGAAAATATTGTTGTATTTCTTAACACGAATTGATGTATTTGTAACAGTGAAACAATGTACTATCAGATCCAAACAATGGACAAACAAAGTGCTAGGTCCTCGTCACTTTACATCTTTTACCAAGTAAGAGATAACTAAAACTAGCTAACCTTAATTTATCAACTGACTTCCAAAAGTTTGCAGACAATACTATTAACAAAAACCTAATTATCAAAAACCTAATTATCTTGCAGGCTGTACTAAAGTAGAGGGAGTTGACTCGCTTGAATGTTATACGCGCTGGCGGCTAAAAACCGCTGTTTATGACCTTCCACATAGAAAGACAGACTTCAAAAACAAGTAAATATATACCTACAACATACAACCGATACTTTTCTCTGTTACTCTTGCTTAGATAAGcattaataatttaataatttagataGTAGAGCATAACAATAAATATGATTAAAACATTAGTACTCTTCAATTTTTATTAATGCTCATTTCTGTCAGAGATCCAGATTTCATTTGAAAGACCATGGAAATCCTTAAATAGGGAGAAGTGGGGGATAGCTCCTCCAAAGATAGTATTATAACTGCAAATGAGTTAATGACTTAATGTATATAAAATAACTGCTGTATAACACCATAGGTATGTTAAGCATAACGATTCAAGGAGCACTTAAAGACATGCTCCATTATATGAGGACTCTAAACTAGATAAATGCAATCTCACTGTACTGAATAAGTATCTTGACACTTCTAAATATTTACATTTACATTCAATGTAAATGTAACGCCAACCGATCAAAATATTAAAGTTGCTATGTGGTTTACCAATTATTTTACAACTACGTGTGGAAGAATTCAACTGAGGATATTTTACAAGGTAAAAACTAGATTTGCAAGTTGTACCTGCTGGGACATATTCAGGATCAAACTGCAGTCATTCAGTGTACAATCCATTAAGTAAATCAAAGGAAGCTTCAGAATAGTGTCTTCCACATTATCTGCCACATATCTAAACACCCATCAAAGACAAAAATAGACATTTATTTCATCCAAGGGTTCTAAACATTCTTCACATTAGAAAAAACGGATTAGATGTATGCAAGGAAGTGGAAGCATGATTCTTTTCTTAGTTTTGTACACCTAAATCATATTTATCTGAAATCAAATGACATTATTTGAGCTCTACAACAGTTTTTATTAGCATGTTTTAATAAAAAGAAATAAATCAGTtaagattttttattttttatactTTTTGTGATTCTTTCCAAACGCTGAAATTTCAAAGAACGTAAATGATCTATGTTACGATCTTCTGTTATATATTTGAATAGGAAAGAAGCTGGGATATGAATCAATCAGTCCACAAAAAGAGTTTCAGCGAGTCTGAAGAAACATCCATCTCTGAAGGATGTCTAGCCCGGCAATGGTACCTCTAAAAGAAACTTGAGGCAAAACTCCATCAGCCTCCCAGACAGAAAGAGAGACCTCAACTTCTGGGGTAATCGTCACC
This sequence is a window from Apium graveolens cultivar Ventura chromosome 9, ASM990537v1, whole genome shotgun sequence. Protein-coding genes within it:
- the LOC141684355 gene encoding anamorsin homolog, producing the protein MTEDSVLALTDQALLPVSAVYNAIKEIKNEGNERVDPLVITQAASISSLPVDPSSMDIVICIWHSFEFLSEKLLVELSRVLKPGGQILLQTSQSVSEQATTSSLQKELLVAGFVDLQTGPLTSEVPSEILQSFTIKAKRPSWKVGSSFSIKKATKSLPKIQIDDGMDLIDEDSLLSEEDLKKPQIPLVGDCEISSTRKACKNCTCGRAEAEEKVQKIGPTMDQLDNPQSACGSCGLGDAFRCGTCPYKGLPPFKLGEKVSLSGNFLAADI